One Glycine soja cultivar W05 chromosome 2, ASM419377v2, whole genome shotgun sequence genomic region harbors:
- the LOC114403895 gene encoding putative UDP-glucose flavonoid 3-O-glucosyltransferase 3 codes for MKKAARVVFIPSPGVGHLVPTIEFAKLLINHDERLWISVLVMDTTSAAYTESLASQRLQFINLPESPSKSEPAMTSLLEQQKPHVKQAVSNLISDDSAPALAAFVVDMFCTTMIDVAKDLKVPSLVFFTSGLAFLGLMLHLHTLREQDKTHFRESQTHLLIPSFANPVPPTALPSLVLDKDWDPIFLAYGAGLKKADAIIVNSFQELESRAVSSFSSHAIYPVGPMLNPNPKSHFQDDNDRDILDWLDSQPPSSVVFLCFGSKGSFGEDQVREIARALQDSGLRFLWSLRKPPPSDSSFMAMPSDYLPSDFVEILPPGFLDRTAGIGKVIGWAPQAQILAHPATGGFVSHCGWNSTLESIYFGVPIATWPLYAEQQTNAFLLVRELNMAVEIALDYRVQFMAGPNTLLSADKIQNGIRNLMDMDLDTKKRVKEMSEKSRTTSLEGGCSHSYLGRLIDYIMNQV; via the coding sequence ATGAAGAAAGCTGCACGAGTGGTGTTTATCCCTTCTCCAGGAGTTGGTCATCTTGTGCCCACCATTGAGTTCGCCAAGCTTCTCATCAACCACGATGAGCGTCTCTGGATCAGTGTGTTGGTAATGGACACCACAAGTGCTGCTTACACAGAGTCCCTTGCATCCCAACGTCTCCAGTTCATCAACCTCCCCGAATCACCCTCCAAATCTGAACCAGCAATGACCTCTCTCCTCGAACAACAAAAACCACACGTCAAACAAGCTGTCTCCAACCTCATCTCTGACGACTCCGCCCCAGCACTCGCCGCCTTTGTCGTGGACATGTTCTGCACAACCATGATTGATGTGGCCAAAGACTTGAAGGTTCCTTCGCTGGTCTTCTTCACCTCAGGCCTTGCCTTTCTTGGTTTGATGCTTCATCTTCACACCCTGAGGGAACAGGACAAGACCCACTTCAGGGAGTCCCAAACTCACTTGCTCATCCCCTCCTTCGCCAACCCAGTCCCGCCAACAGCTTTGCCTTCTCTTGTGCTCGACAAGGACTGGGACCCCATTTTCTTGGCCTACGGGGCTGGCCTCAAGAAAGCCGATGCTATTATAGTAAATTCATTCCAGGAGCTGGAATCCCGTGCGGTGAGCTCCTTCTCCTCCCACGCCATTTATCCGGTTGGACCCATGCTAAACCCAAACCCCAAGTCCCATTTCCAGGATGATAACGACAGGGACATCCTCGACTGGCTAGACAGTCAGCCTCCCTCCTCTGTAGTATTCCTGTGCTTCGGGAGCAAGGGTTCTTTTGGAGAGGACCAGGTCAGGGAGATTGCACGTGCTCTTCAGGACAGTGGCCTCCGCTTCCTATGGTCCCTGCGGAAACCTCCCCCCAGTGATTCCAGTTTCATGGCCATGCCCTCTGATTACCTTCCCTCCGATTTCGTTGAAATTTTACCCCCGGGCTTCCTAGATCGGACGGCAGGAATCGGAAAGGTCATCGGATGGGCCCCTCAGGCCCAAATACTGGCCCACCCGGCCACTGGAGGCTTTGTTTCCCACTGCGGTTGGAATTCTACCCTTGAGAGCATATATTTTGGTGTGCCCATTGCCACCTGGCCGCTCTACGCCGAACAGCAGACCAATGCATTTTTACTGGTCCGTGAGCTCAACATGGCTGTGGAGATTGCGTTGGATTACAGGGTGCAGTTCATGGCTGGACCTAACACTCTTTTGAGTGCGGACAAGATACAAAACGGAATAAGGAATCTGATGGACATGGATCTAGACACAAAGAAGAGAGTCAAGGAAATGAGTGAAAAAAGTAGGACGACTTCCTTAGAAGGTGGATGTTCCCACTCTTATTTAGGTCGTTTGATTGATTATATAATGAATCAAGTCTAA
- the LOC114403881 gene encoding N-alpha-acetyltransferase 50-like, with protein MGAGREVSISLDGVRDKNLMQLKKLNLALFPVRYNDKYYTDALASGEFTKLAYYSDICVGAIACRLEKKEGGGQVRVYIMTLGVLAPYRGLGIGTRLLNHVLDLCSKQNISEVYLHVQTNNEDAINFYKKFGFEITETIQNYYTNITPPDCYVLTRYTVLSTTKK; from the exons atgGGAGCTGGGCGTGAAGTCTCCATCTCACTTGATGGAGTGAGGGACAAGAACCTTATGCAGCTCAAAAAGCTCAATCTCGCTCTTTTCCCTGTTCGTTACAATGACAAATACTATACCGATGCACTCGCTTCCGGTGAATTCACCAAACTAG CTTACTATAGTGATATTTGTGTTGGAGCGATTGCGTGCCGGCTGGAGAAGAAAGAAGGTGGGGGGCAAGTTCGGGTTTACATCATGACATTAGGTGTTTTAGCACCTTACCGTGGACTTGGTATTG GAACAAGGCTTTTGAATCATGTTCTTGATCTTTGCTCCAAGCAAAACATTTCTGAGGTTTACTTGCATGTGCAGACAAACAATGAGGATGCCATAAACTTCTATAAGAAATTTGGATTTGAAATTACAGAAACAATCCAGAACTATTATACAAACATTACACCGCCTGACTGCTATGTTCTCACGAGGTATACTGTTCTAAGCACAACGAAGAAATAA
- the LOC114403873 gene encoding chlorophyll a-b binding protein 8, chloroplastic, protein MAAQALVSSSSLTFSAEAARQSLGPRSLQSPFGFSRKASFLVKAAATPPVKQGSDRPLWFASKQSLSYLDGSLPGDYGFDPLGLSDPEGTGGFIEPKWLAYGEIINGRYAMLGAVGAIAPEILGKAGLIPQETALPWFRTGVFPPAGTYNYWADSYTLFVFEMALMGFAEHRRFQDWAKPGSMGKQYFLGLEKGLGGSGEPAYPGGPFFNPLGFGKDEKSLKDLKLKEVKNGRLAMLAILGYFVQALVTGVGPYQNLLDHLADPVHNNILTSLKFH, encoded by the exons ATGGCTGCACAAGCTCTTGTATCATCATCTTCTCTTACCTTCTCAGCGGAGGCTGCAAGACAAAGTCTTGGACCAAGATCACTCCAATCTCCATTTGGCTTCTCCAGAAAAGCCTCCTTTCTTGTTAAGGCAGCTGCTACCCCCCCTGTCAAG CAAGGATCAGACAGACCTTTGTGGTTTGCATCAAAGCAAAGTCTTTCTTACTTGGATGGCAG CCTTCCGGGTGACTATGGATTTGACCCTCTGGGACTTTCAGACCCTGAAGGAACAGGAGGGTTCATTGAGCCGAAATGGCTAGCATATGGTGAGATAATCAATGGTCGTTATGCAATGTTGGGTGCAGTTGGTGCAATAGCACCTGAAATTCTAGGCAAGGCTGGTCTGATCCCTCAGGAGACAGCACTCCCATGGTTCAGAACGGGTGTGTTCCCACCTGCAGGAACCTACAACTACTGGGCAGACTCCTACACACTGTTCGTGTTTGAGATGGCACTGATGGGATTTGCAGAGCACAGAAGATTCCAAGACTGGGCCAAACCAGGCTCTATGGGCAAACAATACTTCCTAGGACTAGAGAAGGGTCTTGGAGGTTCTGGTGAGCCAGCTTATCCAGGAGGACCTTTCTTCAACCCACTAGGCTTTGGTAAGGATGAGAAGTCCTTGAAGGATTTGAAGCTCAAGGAAGTGAAGAATGGAAGGTTGGCTATGTTGGCAATCTTGGGTTACTTTGTTCAAGCTCTTGTCACAGGTGTTGGCCCATACCAAAACCTCCTAGATCATTTGGCTGACCCCGTGCACAACAACATCTTGACCAGTCTCAAGTTCCACTGA
- the LOC114403888 gene encoding pentatricopeptide repeat-containing protein At3g22150, chloroplastic-like — protein sequence MRVMASSTVVPVPPVPVEGGKPSRGVSIRSRLSKLCQQGQPHLARHLLDTLPRASSAVWNTVIIGFICNHMPLEALHLYAEMKSSPDTPSDCYTFSSTLKACSLTQNLLAGKAIHSHFLRSQSNSRIVYNSLLNMYSVCLPPSTVQSQLDYVLKVFAFMRKRNVVAWNTLISWYVKTHRQLHALRAFATLIKTSITPTPVTFVNVFPAVPDPKTALMFYALLLKFGADYANDVFAVSSAIVMFADLGCLDYARMVFDRCSNKNTEVWNTMIGGYVQNNCPLQGIDVFLRALESEEAVCDEVTFLSVICAVSLLQQIKLAQQLHAFVLKSLAVTPVIVVNAIMVMYSRCNFVDTSLKVFDNMPQRDAVSWNTIISSFVQNGLDEEALMLVCEMEKQKFPIDSVTATALLSAASNIRSSYIGRQTHAYLIRHGIQFEGMESYLIDMYAKSRLVRTSELLFEQNCPSDRDLATWNAMIAGYTQNGLSDKAILILREALVHKVMPNAVTLASILPACSSMGSTTFARQLHAFAIRHFLDENVFVGTALVDTYSKSGAISYAENVFIRAPEKNSVTYTTMIMSYGQHGMGKKALALYDSMLRCGIKPDAVTFVAILSACSYSGLVEEGLHIFESMDKVHQVKPSIEHYCCVADMLGRVGRVVEAYEFVQRLGEDGNAIEIWGSILGACKNHGYFELGKVIAEKLLNMETEKRIAGYHVLLSNIYAEEGEWENVDRVRNQMKEKGLQKEMGCSWVEIAGCVNFFVSRDEKHPQSGEIYYILDKLTMDMKDAGYKPCNNSNLNRILESSD from the coding sequence ATGAGGGTCATGGCTTCTTCTACGGTTGTTCCCGTTCCTCCTGTTCCAGTTGAGGGCGGAAAGCCAAGCCGCGGCGTTAGCATTCGGTCTCGCCTAAGCAAACTGTGCCAACAGGGACAACCTCACTTGGCACGCCATCTTCTGGACACGCTTCCACGTGCCTCCTCCGCGGTCTGGAACACCGTCATCATCGGCTTCATCTGCAACCACATGCCTTTGGAGGCCCTCCATCTGTACGCGGAAATGAAGTccagcccggacaccccttccGATTGCTACACCTTCTCTTCCACCCTCAAGGCCTGCTCCCTAACCCAGAACCTCTTGGCCGGTAAGGCCATTCATTCCCATTTTCTTCGCTCCCAATCCAACTCTCGAATCGTCTACAACTCCCTCTTGAACATGTACTCCGTCTGCTTGCCCCCCTCCACTGTTCAATCCCAACTCGACTACGTCCTCAAAGTGTTCGCCTTTATGCGCAAACGAAACGTCGTCGCCTGGAACACCTTGATTTCCTGGTATGTCAAAACCCACAGACAGCTTCACGCACTTCGCGCCTTCGCCACCCTCATTAAAACTTCCATCACTCCCACTCCCGTTACTTTCGTCAATGTCTTCCCTGCTGTCCCCGATCCCAAAACCGCTCTTATGTTTTATGCCTTGCTTCTTAAATTTGGTGCTGACTATGCCAATGACGTCTTCGCTGTTAGCTCCGCAATCGTTATGTTTGCTGATCTTGGTTGCTTAGACTATGCTAGGATGGTTTTTGACCGTTGTTCCAACAAAAATACAGAGGTTTGGAATACCATGATTGGTGGTTATGTTCAAAATAACTGTCCCCTTCAAGGGATTGATGTTTTCCTTCGAGCCTTGGAGTCAGAGGAGGCCGTGTGCGATGAGGTCACTTTTCTGTCCGTTATCTGTGCTGTTTCGCTGCTGCAGCAAATTAAATTGGCTCAGCAGCTGCATGCATTTGTTCTTAAAAGTTTGGCAGTTACTCCCGTTATTGTTGTCAATGCTATCATGGTTATGTACTCCAGATGCAATTTTGTTGATACTTCCTTGAAGGTTTTTGATAACATGCCTCAAAGGGATGCTGTTTCGTGGAATACTATAATTTCTTCCTTTGTACAAAATGGTTTGGATGAGGAAGCACTCATGCTTGTGTGCGAGATGGAGAAGCAGAAGTTTCCCATTGATTCCGTCACTGCGACGGCCCTTCTTTCTGCGGCTTCTAACATTAGGAGCTCTTACATTGGAAGGCAAACCCACGCATATCTAATTCGCCATGGGATACAGTTTGAGGGTATGGAGAGTTATCTGATTGATATGTATGCGAAATCCAGGTTGGTTAGGACTTCTGAGTTGTTATTTGAGCAGAACTGCCCAAGTGATAGAGATCTGGCCACATGGAATGCTATGATTGCTGGTTATACACAGAATGGTCTCAGCGATAAAGCCATTCTCATTCTTAGAGAGGCATTAGTTCACAAGGTAATGCCAAATGCAGTGACCTTAGCATCGATTCTCCCAGCTTGTAGTTCAATGGGAAGCACAACCTTTGCCAGGCAACTTCATGCATTTGCCATACGACATTTCTTGGACGAAAATGTTTTTGTGGGAACTGCTTTAGTGGACACGTATTCCAAATCGGGTGCAATCAGTTATGCTGAGAATGTTTTTATCAGAGCACCAGAGAAGAATTCTGTCACATACACCACAATGATAATGAGCTATGGTCAGCATGGAATGGGTAAGAAAGCTCTTGCCTTGTATGATTCGATGCTGAGATGTGGGATTAAGCCTGATGCAGTTACTTTTGTTGCCATCTTGTCTGCTTGCAGTTATAGTGGTTTGGTTGAAGAAGGTCTTCACATATTTGAGTCTATGGACAAAGTACATCAAGTTAAGCCCTCAATTGAACATTATTGTTGTGTTGCAGACATGTTAGGGAGGGTTGGGAGGGTGGTCGAAGCCTATGAGTTTGTCCAGAGATTGGGTGAGGATGGTAATGCCATAGAAATCTGGGGTTCTATTCTTGGGGCCTGCAAAAATCATGGGTACTTTGAATTGGGAAAAGTTATTGCTGAAAAGTTGCTTAATATGGAAACAGAAAAAAGGATCGCTGGATATCATGTTTTGCTCTCAAATATCTATGCAGAGGAAGGAGAGTGGGAAAATGTTGATAGAGTGAGAAATCAGATGAAGGAAAAAGGTTTGCAAAAGGAAATGGGATGTAGTTGGGTTGAGATTGCTGGGTGTGTGAACTTCTTTGTATCCAGAGATGAGAAGCACCCTCAAAGTGGTGAGATATATTATATCTTGGACAAATTGACCATGGACATGAAGGATGCTGGTTATAAGCCATGcaacaattcaaatttaaataggaTTTTGGAATCTAGTGACTGA